A window from Pagrus major chromosome 4, Pma_NU_1.0 encodes these proteins:
- the stk16 gene encoding serine/threonine-protein kinase 16: MGQTLCMCSRGSITIDNKTYYFVQKLDEGGFSFVDLVEGAKDGRFYALKKILCHDREGRQEAQTEVEMHQTFNHPNILSLVAHTFVDRGGKTEAWLLLPYMRKGSLWSVLEKLRDKGSSMPEKQILQILRGICSGLKAMHEKGYAHRDLKPTNVLLDEDDRPVLMDLGSMNRARIEVRGSREAMTIQDWAAQRCTISYRAPELFNVESHCIIDERTDIWSLGCVLYCMMMLEGPYDMVFQKGDSVALAVQNPVSIPQSCSYSQGLQMLLSSIMVSNPQERPNISWVLDQVQDLQSRSPNTQTNMV, encoded by the exons ATGGGGCAGACCCTGTGCATGTGCTCCCGTGGCTCCATCACCATTGACAACAAAACATATTATTTTGTCCAGAAACTAGATGAAGG TGGGTTCAGTTTTGTCGATCTGGTGGAGGGAGCAAAGGATGGGCGCTTCTATGCCCTGAAAAAGATCCTGTGCCATGACCGTGAAGGCCGTCAGGAGGCTCAGACAGAGGTGGAGATGCATCAGACCTTTAATCACCCCAACATCTTGAGCCTGGTTGCTCACACGTTTGTTGATCGTGGAGGCAAGACTGAAGCCTGGTTACTTCTGCCTTATATGAGA aAAGGCAGCCTTTGGTCTGTTCTGGAGAAGCTAAGAGACAAGGGCAGCTCAATGcctgaaaaacagattttgcAAATCTTGCGTGGCATCTGCTCTGGACTCAAGGCCATGCATGAAAAAGGCTATGCACACAG AGACCTTAAGCCCACAAATGTGCTTCTGGATGAGGATGACAGGCCGGTTCTGATGGACCTGGGCTCTATGAACCGTGCCAGGATCGAG GTCAGAGGATCCAGAGAAGCCATGACCATTCAGGACTGGGCAGCCCAGCGATGCACCATTTCCTACAGGGCTCCTGAGCTCTTTAATGTCGAGAGCCACTGCATAATAGATGAGCGTACTGATATCTGG TCACTTGGCTGTGTGCTTTACTGCATGATGATGTTGGAGGGGCCGTATGACATGGTATTTCAGAAGGGGGACAGTGTTGCCCTGGCAGTCCAGAATCCAGTGTCAATCCCACAGTCTTGCAG TTACTCGCAGGGCCTTCAGATGCTGCTGAGCTCCATAATGGTGTCGAATCCCCAGGAGAGACCAAACATCAGCTGGGTTCTTGACCAGGTACAGGACCTGCAGAGTCGCAGCCCCAACACCCAAACCAACATGGTCTGA
- the LOC140994981 gene encoding interleukin-1 receptor accessory protein-like, whose translation MMVAIPLLLLLASVTGVCPRRPEEKYVRAGEMVALQCPHYRGYKLIWTSHTTQEMDLTSNMSSVEQMEIGVLVHGRSLVILNASLNHQGNYSCSQGNASRQFWFELMVYTTQTREYEEMTTYPETCYTLESCKLKCPDVNTPSENIRNITINSIIWHKEGESYPTANYFPSVEENDRGVYTCTRSYLYRGQIYNMTSTVELDVQPSTKVEKSAVITSPRMSDVFPVDLGSTVVIDCQAVVYSEFDEVFWLMDKSFVGRNDSLPVFYNTSRNSSEGGTEEIKLTASLVFKKVSKDDLLKNYTCKLETESQSSSFVIITLVQKPRPSYGSLALGIVCTVVVMVLTVVIYVKFKIYITLFLRDTLGCHSSISDGKSYDAFLMCYKSDTDAGLNDDDRKCLESVLEEKFSYSLCLFDRDVLPGKAVQDAVLDCVLQSRTVVLVPTSSDPGPGAGFLSAIHEALVERQTDLVFIRTEATQVWSSGSLSEALQLLSEAGDCVTWKGVSSMSPSSSFWKQLRYYLPAPQNASKIRLLPK comes from the exons ATGATGGTGGCGATccctctgcttctccttcttGCATCTGTAACAG GTGTGTGTCCCCGGAGACCCGAAGAGAAATATGTCAGGGCAGGTGAGATGGTGGCGCTGCAGTGCCCTCATTACAGAGGGTACAAACTGATCTGGACCAGTCACACAACCCAGGAGATGGATCTGACCAGCAACATGTCATCAGTGGAGCAGATGGAGATAGGAGTGCTGGTTCATGGAAGGAGTCTTGTGATCCTCAATGCTTCTCTAAACCATCAGGGGAATTACTCATGCTCTCAGGG GAATGCCAGCAGACAGTTCTGGTTTGAGCTGATGGTATATACAACACAGACCAGAGAGTATGAAGAGATGACAACGTACCCAGAGACGTGTTACACTCTAGAGTCCTGCAAATTGAAATGCCCTGATGTAAATACACCTTCTGAAAACATCAGGAATATTACCATCAACAGCATTATATGGCACAAG GAAGGAGAGTCATACCCAACAGCTAATTACTTCCCGAGTGTGGAGGAGAATGACCGTGGTGTCTACACCTGTACCAGATCTTACCTGTATCGTGGTCAAATATACAACATGACCTCTACGGTGGAGCTTGATGTCCAACCAAGCA CAAAAGTTGAGAAATCTGCAGTGATCACTTCACCACGCATGAGTGACGTATTTCCTGTAGATCTTG GCTCAACGGTGGTGATTGATTGTCAAGCTGTTGTGTACTCAGAGTTTGATGAGGTGTTCTGGTTAATGGACAAATCATTTGTGGGGAGAAACGACAGCTTACCAGTTTTCTACAACACTTCACGCAACTCCAG TGAAGGTGGTACTGAAGAGATTAAGCTGACGGCATCTCTAGTCTTCAAAAAAGTGTCGAAAGACGATCTGTTAAAAAATTACACCTGTAAGCTGGAAACCGAAAGCCAATCCTCCAGCTTTGTCATCATTACCTTGGTTCAAAAAC CTCGCCCTTCTTACGGTTCCCTGGCCCTTGGTATCGTCTGCACTGTGGTGGTGATGGTTTTGACAGTAGTTATCTACGTGAAGTTCAAAATTTACATCACTCTTTTCCTAAGAGACACTCTTGGCTGCCATAGCAGCATCTCag ATGGAAAGAGCTACGACGCCTTTTTGATGTGTTACAAGAGCGACACAGACGCAGGACTGAATGACgatgacagaaaatgtctggaaagtgttttggaggagaaatttaGTTACAGTCTCTGTCTTTTTGATCGTGACGTCTTACCAGGGAAAG CTGTACAGGACGCTGTGTTAGACTGCGTGCTGCAGAGCCGGACGGTTGTTTTGGTTCCCACCTCTTCAGATCCTGGTCCAGGAGCTGGCTTTCTCAGTGCTATCCATGAAGCCCTGGTGGAGCGACAGACTGACCTGGTTTTCATCAGAACTGAGGCAACACAGGTGTGGAGCTCAGGTTCATTATCAGAGGCCTTACAGCTCCTCAGCGAGGCTGGAGACTGCGTCACCTGGAAGGGCGTGAGCTCCATgtcgccctcctcctccttctggaAGCAGCTTCGCTATTACCTACCTGCCCCACAGAATGCATCAAAAATAAGGCTTTTACCTAAATAA
- the LOC140994233 gene encoding interleukin-18 receptor accessory protein-like: MLPGHIVIFLIVPVFSEGCCAGNFQKKRTGLEQNITHQHYRVVEGESFMMPCLKCVNRNMAVVWSRTREGRDGKEQPSFHCGREFPAEAKHSGKYTSLTCGSNLSVHLQVVEKSSLRCFQPEETSTSLLLAAGGEIPCPGLNCSDNTDVRWYKGNKTVCERRDCCVKNGRLHLCQVKKQDTGVFFCDRQVNERGVRWTFRRSVNVRAVPHFSPSYRPTISHPVGKTTEKVELGRNHTLTCEIYFPFEMKFSPEVLWYMNYGGNTNNATPLPLEPHKQEEVEPRGFKVTQRAIIKDVTLQHLNNTYTCIASNAVGNSSVTIKLERKIKVKWPSLVGYPIVALVLVGGLGIVLHVKWLELQLIYRSRFQHGKHDIDEKEFDVFLSYVWSPTSADVEGLLTPSFSSRPENYAEACSSSMDPLNCEEGKATQRPLEVLLPRVLEDRWGYRLCLLERDMLPGGAYTNDVVLAVQRSRMLICLLSADYLSNSNAVFELESGVQALLQNSSLKLLLIRTSRASASLVQPKPPLPILVQRALKVLPSLDWTSGKPGRPTSNFWETLRKRLPDHRVQLVHSTDQ, encoded by the exons ATGCTGCCTGGacacattgtgatttttttaatcgTTCCTGTTTTCTCGGAGGGATGCTGTGCGGGAAactttcaaaagaaaagaacag GGCTCGAGCAGAATATCACACACCAGCACTACAGAGTTGTGGAGGGGGAAAGCTTCATGATGCCATGCTTAAAATGTGTGAACCGGAACATGGCGGTGGTGTGGTCCAGGACTCGAGAAGGCAGAGATGGAAAAGAACAGCCATCTTTTCACTGTGGGAGGGAGTTCCCAGCTGAAGCCAAACATTCTGGAAAGTACACGTCACTCACATG TGGCAGCAATTTGTCCGTCCATCTACAGGTGGTGGAGAAAAGCAGTCTGAGATGCTTCCAGCCTGAGGAGACCAGTACAAGCCTGCTCCTTGCTGCCGGGGGGGAGATCCCCTGCCCAGGTCTCAACTGTAGTGACAACACAGATGTCAGGTGGTACAAG GGTAACAAAACAGTGTGTGAGCGAAGAGACTGCTGTGTGAAGAATGGCCGGCTACATCTTTGCCAAGTCAAGAAACAGGATACTGGTGTATTTTTCTGTGACAGACAAGTGAATGAACGAGGAGTCAGGTGGACCTTCAGGAGGAGCGTGAACGTCAGAGCAGTAC CTCATTTCTCACCAAGTTACCGTCCCACAATTTCGCATCCTGTTggcaaaacaacagaaaaagtgGAGCTTG GTCGGAATCACACTCTTACATGTgagatttattttccttttgagaTGAAGTTCTCACCAGAGGTGCTTTGGTACATGAACTATGGTGGCAACACGAACAATGCGACCCCACTGCCCTTGGAGCCGCATAA ACAAGAGGAAGTAGAACCTCGGGGGTTCAAGGTCACACAACGAGCCATCATAAAAGATGTGACCCTACAACACCTGAACAACACATATACCTGTATCGCCAGTAATGCTGTTGGAAACAGCAGTGTCACCATCAAGCTCGAGAGGAAAATTAAAG TGAAATGGCCGTCGCTGGTTGGCTATCCCATTGTGGCTTTGGTGCTGGTAGGTGGGCTTGGaattgttttgcatgtgaagtGGCTGGAGCTGCAGCTAATCTACAGATCCCGCTTCCAACATGGAAAACATGACATAG ACGAGAAAGagtttgatgtgtttctgtcgTACGTGTGGAGCCCCACATCAGCAGACGTGGAGGGACTTTTGACGCCTTCCTTCTCATCAAGACCTGAAAATTATGCCGAAG CATGTTCGTCCAGCATGGACCCACTGAACTGCGAGGAGGGTAAAGCCACCCAGAGACCACTAGAAGTGCTGCTACCCAGAGTGTTAGAGGACCGGTGGGGGTATCGCCTCTGTCTGCTGGAGAGGGACATGCTTCCTGGAGGAG cataCACAAATGACGTGGTCCTTGCAGTACAGAGAAGCAGAATGCTTATCTGTCTCCTGTCAGCTGACTACCTGTCCAACAGCAATGCAGTGTTTGAACTGGAATCAGGAGTTCAG GCTCTGCTGCAAAACTCTAGCCTCAAACTCCTGCTAATACGGACCAGTAGAGCCTCAGCATCTCTTGTCCAGCCGAAGCCTCCGCTGCCCATTCTGGTCCAGAGGGCCCTTAAGGTGCTACCCAGTCTGGACTGGACATCAGGAAAACCTGGCAGACCCACCAGCAACTTTTGGGAGACTTTGAGGAAGAGACTTCCCGATCATAGAGTTCAGCTGGTTCACTCAACGGACCAATGA
- the LOC140995095 gene encoding PEST proteolytic signal-containing nuclear protein-like, whose translation MMADYKHNRRSFTEDGGPQEEEGRVKTKPVSCSNVGGEGTAVKRTSQHLTPEDEDESSADPPAPRKVSKIGFSMSSPLGKKSNPISIKLGATKPKEPVPSLPPKKTGLASVFNEDDDSEPEEMPPEAKMRMKNIGRETPTSAGPNSFNKGKQGFSDHQKLWERKMKAQADKL comes from the exons ATGATGGCGGACTACAAGCATAACAGAAGGAGTTTCACCGAAGACGGAG GGccgcaggaggaggaaggcagagTGAAAACTAAGCCTGTCTCTTGTAGCAATGTGGGAGGAGAAGGGACAGCAGTCAAACGCACATCCCAGCATCTCACGCCCGAGGATGAGGATGAATCCTCAGCAGACCCACCAGCACCCCGCAAAGTCTCCAAGATAGGCTTTAGCATGAGCAGTCCGCTGGGAAAGAAGTCCAACCCCATATCCATCAAACTTGGAGCAACA AAACCCAAGGAGCCTGTACCATCACTCCCTCCAAAAAAGACAGGGCTGGCGTCTGTTTttaatgaagatgatgat AGTGAACCTGAGGAGATGCCTCCAGAAGcaaagatgaggatgaagaacATTGGCAG GGAGACACCCACATCTGCAGGACCCAACTCCTTTAACAAGGGCAAGCAGGGCTTCTCTGATCATCAAAAACTTtgggagaggaagatgaaggctCAAGCagacaaactgtaa